TTTCAAAACACCTCTTTCTTTTTTTATTATATCATTGTTTAGATTTTGGTGTTCCTACTTTACTATAGCACTACAATTCAGATCATTTCTTCCTGTCTCTCTTGAATCTACTGATACTGCATCATTAAATCCTGATAGTCTTATATCTCTGTTTTCATAGGGATCGGCTACTTCATATGAATATCTTATTCCCGGTATTATCTTAAAATCCGATGTTGCATTTCTAAACAGCGATATTTCCGACTCCAAGCCCACCTCCGGTCTCACTGAATAATGCATCTGCCGAATCCACATTCAGATTATAGCCAATACCTTTTTCACTGTATCCGTCCTGCGATAAATAGTCTAAACTTATTCCCAGCATTGGTTTTAAGTTTATTCTGTCTGTTATATCATATGTATATTTTAATTCTGTCCTCCCATTCACTGACCATGAATCAAAGTCTCCTTTTACTTCTTTATTTGAATTATCATATGTTATTTTTCTTTTTGTATCTGTTGACGAAATGTTATACCCTAAAGTGCTAGTCCATACTAACTTATCTGTTATTTCCTGTTCCAATGCTCCTTTTACTGTCCATGTATTTGTGCTTTGGTTTGATTCTCCGCTGTCTTTGTAATCTATATCTGAATCAAGATATCCTACAAAACCTCCTATTGATGTACTTTCTCCCACTTTTTTCATTATCCCTGCTGTAAATCCGTAACTGTCTTCATCAAATCCAAGAGCATTTTCCTTTGTATCTGCCTTTGTCTTTCCTCCAAGAAAATTCAGATACAGCCCGTGATCTACATTCGATTTTCTGTCCAGTAATTCAAATATTCCGTCTTCAAGCATTTTGTTCTGCTCAAACTGCTGATATGCAAGATTTGCTGTAAGACTTGCTCCTGTTATTTCCTGTTCTGCTGTTTTGGCTTTTGCCTCTGATGTTACATTTTTCTTTAAAGAATTATACAACTTGTTTTGTTCTGAATTATTTTCTGAACCTAAGTAATTTTTTTCCAGCACATTACCAAGCTCTCCTTTAAATACATCTCCGAAATTTTTTCTTTCTAATATTATACTGTAGTCGTCTGTTTTCTGCTGCATAGACGCTGTAAAGAGATAAGAATCTGATACTACATTTCCTGCTCCCGTTACATTATGCACATTTATACTGTCAAATACATAGCTGTTCTCAGAGGAATCTGTTGTTCCTTCAGCATTCACATACATATCTCCTTCGAGATTCAGTGTAGCCGCCTCTATTCCTCCTGTATCAGTATCAAGTACGAATTTCCCATTATCTTCTACAGTAAAGTTTCCTGAACTTACTATAGTTCCTGCATTTATCAATGTAGAAGTAGCATCCAGATCATAAGCTTTTCCTCCTGAATTAGTATTACTATCAGGATTCGAAAAGTCAGTATTTGCCTGAGTTATAGGATCATTTCCGTTAAGAATAATCTGTGAGTCCTGCCCTATTCTTACTATACTGTTATTTTCTGCTTTTATTCCTGTAGCATTGTTCCCATCTATTTGTATAACTCCGTTATTTGTAAAATCACTATTTGATACATATACTCCGGTTTTATTATCACCTGTCAAATGTATAGTCCCATTATTTATTATTTCTGAATTACCTCCGGAAGCAGAATATATTCCATAATTACCTGTATTTTGTATTAATCCGTTATTTACAACTTCACCGTCACTGCTGATAGATACATATATCCCATAATCTCCTTTATTTGCAATTATCCCTGTTTCAGTATTTTCAAATAATACAGTTTTCTTATTTGATGCTAATACCTGTACACCATACTTCCCATTGTTTTTAACTAATCCAGAATTTAGACTTTCGCTATTTTCATTCAATGCTTGTGTTACCATCCCATAAGATCCATTATTTATTATTTCTCCGGAATTCATCGTATATCCATCATTTCCAATCATTCCATAATTACCGCCATTTTCGATTATACCCTTATTTTCTATATTAGACTTTGATGCATCAATACCATAATTTCCACTATTCGAGATAACACCTCTCTCTTCATTTATAAAAGTCCCTCCCATTGTTACATATACAGCCTTATCAGCCCCTTCGATTCTCCCATTATTTCTCGCATATCCGCCTTGGCTTGCATATATTCCATATGACCCCCATGCTGAAATAATACCTGATTCTTCATTTATAAAAGTTGCCCCTTCTCCTATTGCAACTGCAGTATTAGATCTACTTTTGATTTCCCCGTAATTATACCCGGAACTATTTTCAGTAATATACATACTATACATATCTCCAGCTCGAATATGACCTGATTCTTCATTTATAATCACAGAAGAATCTTCAGCATACATACCATAACTAGTGACTGCAATATCTCCTTTATTTTCTGCTATTGCTGCAGAGGTTGTATAGATTCCATACTTAGAATTTGATATTGTTCCTAAATTTACCCCGTTAGCAGAATTCTCTAAATATATTCCATAACTACCTGAATTATCTATTATTCCTGTTTCTTCATTTACCAAATTTGAGCCTTCGCCATTCACATATATACCGTAATCACCTTTATTAATAATTGTTCCTCTATTTATCCCGCTTCCGCCGTTTATTATGTACATACCATTCTGTCCGGTGTTCTTTATTATTCCTGAATTTAGTATATTACTGCCTGTTCCGTCAACTGACATTCCATTGTTTCCAGTATTGCTTATTTCTCCAGATTCACTATTTACTGCATTTCCACCGTCTTTTACGTATACACCATACATACCGCCGTTTGATACCACCCCATTATTTGTACCTACACTTTTATTTTCAGAAATATACATACCATATTCTCCGGTATTATTTATCAGCCCGTTATTTGTCATCATTCCGCCAGAATATAAGTATACCCCTCCTCTATTCCCAGTTATTGTACCATTATTTATAAAACCGGCATTTTCTGATATTTCTGCTGAAAATTTCATTGTATCGCTGTCTGTATAGTTTGACTCTATATTATATTTGTTCATCACATTTGTATTCCTGTCAACTGCCCATAATCCGATGTTATCTTCTGCGATTATGTTTTCTGATACTTCATAATCAAGTTTATCTCCGGAAATTTCCTTTTCAGCTTTAACTATTCCATTTTCTTTAATTACAGCTATAGAGATATCTGAGTCATCCCCGCCGTCATCAGGAACGTTAGAATCATCCGAGTCATCTCCACCATCATCAGGAACGTTAGAATCATCCGAGTCATCTCCTCCGTCATCAGGAACATTAGAATCATCCGAGTCATCTCCTCCGTCATCAGGAACATTAGAATCATCCGAGTCATCTCCGCCATTTATTGGAACATCTGAATTATTATTACTGCTGCTGCCAGTGTTTTTATCTGACTTTTTATACTGTGTACCTAAAATTAAAAACTCACTATTGTCAGTATCCCTTGTCTCTTTAGATATCGATAAAGAATTAACCGCTAATAATAAAAATATATAATTCATTACTTTTCTAGATTTTATTTTCATTAGATAAATACTCCTATTTATAGATTTATTTTATTTACTATATGTTTTATATTTTATACTAAACGATTATAAAATTTCAAGTCAATTACATAAAAAACAATTTAATAAAAATAAATTTTTAATTTACAAGTTACACTTATGTTACCATTTTTGAATGAATCTATTTATATTTCTATAAATAGTAAAATATCTTTTAATCATTAAAATTTTAATTAAATAATTTGATTTTCTCACATAAATTTAAAAGTAAAGCAATCAAAAAAAGACTGGTTTACAACCAGCCTGTTTTTCATTATTTTTATATATCTAAATCAGTTTCTACACCAAAATCAAAATCATCATCATGTAAATGTACTATTTCTAATGCTTTTTCATAATTTGTAGATTTTTTAGAGAAAAAATCATGTTGTGTAGTCTCTACATTAAGACCGTTTAATACTATCGGGTTTACTTCCTTTATCTCGAATTCTTCCCCGAATCCCAGATTCATCAGTGCTTTGTTGGCATTATATCTGATATACTCTTTTACATCTCCTGATAATCCTATTTCTGTATAAACTTCGTCAGTATACTTTAGTTCATTTTCGTATAACATATACATAAGATCTTTCAGATTTTTCTCTATTCTTTTTTGATCTTCGGGACTAAATTTTTTAAAAAATTCCTGTGCGAGAAGTCCTACGAATACTCCGTGTATTGACTCATCTGCTATTATTTTCTTGATTATATCACAGCTTGCTACCATCTGTCCCTGCCCTGCCAGCCACAGAGGAAGAAAAAATCCGCTGTAGAATAAGAATGTTTCAAGCAGAACTGATGAACTCAGTGCCATAAATATTTCCTCATCAGTAGCATCTTTTTTATCCAGCTTTCTGTAGTAGGAATCTATTGTTCTTGCCTTAAACTGCAAATATTCATTTTCCTGTACCCAGTTAAATATTTCATTTATTTCAGGAGTCGTTGCCACTGTTGTAAATATTGTTGAATACGATTTCGCATGAATAGTTTCCATCATACACATATAAGACAGCACAGATTTATTCTGAAGCGAATCTATATGATCTATCACTTTCGGCATTCCTGTGTGACTCTGTAATGTGTCAAGCAGTGTAAGACCGCCGAGTGCTTTCTTATATGCCTCTCTCATTTCCTGTTCCAGTGAATTCCATGAATCTATATCCTTTGAAGGAATATATTCAGTATCTATCCAGAATTGTTTCAGGTTCTGCTCCCAAAACATCTCTACATAATCATTTTCCGGTGTGTTCCAGTTAACCGCAGTGTATTTTTCCATATTTATTTCCACCTTTCTCTTTCTAAACCGCGCATGATACGCATTCATCTATTGTAGCTTTTCTTGTTCTCGTGTAATACAGTGATTTAAGCCCCATTTTATGGGCATATACATAATACTTAGCCAGATCTCTTGTATTATCACTGCTGTTCGTATATAAAATTGTCGATATCCCCTGATCAACGTGTCTTTGAATGACAGAAATCAGTTTTATAAGACTTTTTTGATCCATGTCATATGCTGACTTATAAAAGAAATAATTATCATTTGTCAGATACGGCATAGGATAAAATGTAGTACTGTCTCCGTATTCTCTTACTTCTATAGTATCCACTATCGGCATTACCGAAGCTGTAGAGCTTAGTATATAAGAAGTTGACTGATTTGGTGCTATTGCCATTCTGTATGCGTGATACATACCGTTTTTCATAACCTGACCTTTCAGAGTTTCCCAATCTTCTTTTGTAGGAATGTGAATTCCCTCAAAAAGTTCTTTTACCTGCTCTGTTTTAGGCATATATTCATGCTCTGTATATTTATCAAAATAAGTTCCTTTCGCATATTCTGATTTTTCAAAATCTTTGAAGCTTTCATTTCTGTCTCTTGCTATTTCCATTGATTTTTCTATTGAATAATAGTTTACTGTCATAAAGAATACATTGCAGAAATCCAGTGCTTCTCTGCTTTCATACATTATAAAATTTTTCGCGAAAAAACCGTGGAGATTCATTGCTCCCAATCCTACACTGTGAAGCTCTTCATTTGCCTTTTTTATAGAAGGAACCATATCTATATTTGTAAGGTCAGAAACCATTGTAAGGGATTCCATTGCTGTTTTTACAGCTTCCTTTATTCTTTTATTTTCCATTACAGTTACTATATTTAATGAACCAAGATTACATGAGATTCCTCTTCTTATTGTATCTTCTTCATAATATGTTCCCATATCCGAAACTTCTGATAACTGCATTATTTCTGTACAAAGGTTCG
This DNA window, taken from Sebaldella sp. S0638, encodes the following:
- a CDS encoding autotransporter domain-containing protein produces the protein MKIKSRKVMNYIFLLLAVNSLSISKETRDTDNSEFLILGTQYKKSDKNTGSSSNNNSDVPINGGDDSDDSNVPDDGGDDSDDSNVPDDGGDDSDDSNVPDDGGDDSDDSNVPDDGGDDSDISIAVIKENGIVKAEKEISGDKLDYEVSENIIAEDNIGLWAVDRNTNVMNKYNIESNYTDSDTMKFSAEISENAGFINNGTITGNRGGVYLYSGGMMTNNGLINNTGEYGMYISENKSVGTNNGVVSNGGMYGVYVKDGGNAVNSESGEISNTGNNGMSVDGTGSNILNSGIIKNTGQNGMYIINGGSGINRGTIINKGDYGIYVNGEGSNLVNEETGIIDNSGSYGIYLENSANGVNLGTISNSKYGIYTTSAAIAENKGDIAVTSYGMYAEDSSVIINEESGHIRAGDMYSMYITENSSGYNYGEIKSRSNTAVAIGEGATFINEESGIISAWGSYGIYASQGGYARNNGRIEGADKAVYVTMGGTFINEERGVISNSGNYGIDASKSNIENKGIIENGGNYGMIGNDGYTMNSGEIINNGSYGMVTQALNENSESLNSGLVKNNGKYGVQVLASNKKTVLFENTETGIIANKGDYGIYVSISSDGEVVNNGLIQNTGNYGIYSASGGNSEIINNGTIHLTGDNKTGVYVSNSDFTNNGVIQIDGNNATGIKAENNSIVRIGQDSQIILNGNDPITQANTDFSNPDSNTNSGGKAYDLDATSTLINAGTIVSSGNFTVEDNGKFVLDTDTGGIEAATLNLEGDMYVNAEGTTDSSENSYVFDSINVHNVTGAGNVVSDSYLFTASMQQKTDDYSIILERKNFGDVFKGELGNVLEKNYLGSENNSEQNKLYNSLKKNVTSEAKAKTAEQEITGASLTANLAYQQFEQNKMLEDGIFELLDRKSNVDHGLYLNFLGGKTKADTKENALGFDEDSYGFTAGIMKKVGESTSIGGFVGYLDSDIDYKDSGESNQSTNTWTVKGALEQEITDKLVWTSTLGYNISSTDTKRKITYDNSNKEVKGDFDSWSVNGRTELKYTYDITDRINLKPMLGISLDYLSQDGYSEKGIGYNLNVDSADALFSETGGGLGVGNIAV
- the nrdF gene encoding class 1b ribonucleoside-diphosphate reductase subunit beta gives rise to the protein MEKYTAVNWNTPENDYVEMFWEQNLKQFWIDTEYIPSKDIDSWNSLEQEMREAYKKALGGLTLLDTLQSHTGMPKVIDHIDSLQNKSVLSYMCMMETIHAKSYSTIFTTVATTPEINEIFNWVQENEYLQFKARTIDSYYRKLDKKDATDEEIFMALSSSVLLETFLFYSGFFLPLWLAGQGQMVASCDIIKKIIADESIHGVFVGLLAQEFFKKFSPEDQKRIEKNLKDLMYMLYENELKYTDEVYTEIGLSGDVKEYIRYNANKALMNLGFGEEFEIKEVNPIVLNGLNVETTQHDFFSKKSTNYEKALEIVHLHDDDFDFGVETDLDI